The Subtercola sp. PAMC28395 genome segment CGGGTTCGGTTGCTCCCAGGAGGGCAGGGAGAAGTTCCTGTAGAATCTCTCAGTGAAGGGGAGTATCCCGATTCACCGTTGTCGTCAGTACGGTCTCCGTCGTCGGAGGCCCGGTCGCGGTGGCATGAACGGTCATCAGTGTATGACCAGGCATGCGGGAGAGACTTTCGCCGATTTGCGCTGCCCGCACACGTGGTGGCCGAACGCGAAAGGCACCACTGAATGACCGCCCTGCCCCTCTGGTTCGAGATCTCGTCGCTCGTCGTTTTGACGCTGATTCTCATCGCCGATCTCCTGCTGGTGATCAAGCGGCCGCACATCCCCTCCGCAAAAGAGTCGACGCTCTGGGTCGTCTTCTACGTCGTGCTCGCCCTGATCTTCGCCGGTCTGATCTGGGCGATCGGAGACAGCCAGCACGCCGTCGAGTTCGTCGCAGGCTGGCTCACCGAGTACAGCCTGAGCATCGACAACCTGTTCGTCTTCGTCATCATCATGGCAAGGTTCGCCGTGCCGCGAAAGCTGCAGCAGGAGGTGCTGATGGTCGGCATCGTCATCGCCCTCATCCTGCGCGCCATCTTCATCGTGCTCGGCGCTGGACTCATCGAGAACTTCAGCTGGATCTTCTACATCTTCGGTGCGTTCCTTCTCTACACCGCCTTCAAGCAGGCCTTCGGCAATCACGACGATGACGCCGAGCAGAAGGACAACCTCGTCACGCGCATCCTGCGCAAGCGAGTCGCACTGACGCCCGACTACCACGGCACGAAGGTGTCGGTGAAGATCGACGGCAAGAAGTTCTTCACCCCGATGATCATCGTCTTCATTGCGATCGGCTCGACCGACCTGCTGTTCGCGCTGGATTCGATCCCTGCGATCTTCGGAATCACCCAGAGCCCGTTCATCGTCTTCGCTGCGAACATCTTCGCGCTGATGGGTCTCCGGCAGCTCTACTTCCTGCTCGGGGGGCTGCTCGACAAGTTGGTATACCTGCACTACGGAATCGCGTTCATCCTCGCGTTCATCGGCGTCAAGCTCGTTCTGCACGCACTTCACGAGAACGAACTGCCGTTCATCAACGGCGGCCAGCACATCGAGTGGGCGCCCGATATCAGCACGCTGACGTCGCTCATTGTGATCATCGCCTCGATGGCCGTAGCGACGATCGCGAGCCTTCTACGCATGCGGCACGATGCCCGAAAGGGAATGATCGAGGCACCCCGCCGTTAGAATGAGCGGATAGTCACGCGTATTTTCTAAGGTGGAGAGAAGTATGTCAGAAGTGCAGGCACGCACCCTTGCTGAGAAGGTGTGGGACGACCACATCGTCGTCAAAGGCGAAGACGGCAACCCTGACCTTCTCTACATCGACCTCCACCTCGTGCACGAGGTCACGAGCCCGCAGGCGTTCGACGGCCTGCGTGTCGCGG includes the following:
- a CDS encoding TerC family protein, which encodes MTALPLWFEISSLVVLTLILIADLLLVIKRPHIPSAKESTLWVVFYVVLALIFAGLIWAIGDSQHAVEFVAGWLTEYSLSIDNLFVFVIIMARFAVPRKLQQEVLMVGIVIALILRAIFIVLGAGLIENFSWIFYIFGAFLLYTAFKQAFGNHDDDAEQKDNLVTRILRKRVALTPDYHGTKVSVKIDGKKFFTPMIIVFIAIGSTDLLFALDSIPAIFGITQSPFIVFAANIFALMGLRQLYFLLGGLLDKLVYLHYGIAFILAFIGVKLVLHALHENELPFINGGQHIEWAPDISTLTSLIVIIASMAVATIASLLRMRHDARKGMIEAPRR